The Sphingomonas sp. OV641 DNA window CGCCGACACGTGCTGCGGCGGCCGACGGTCCGTTGCGCCGGCCCTGTCGGCCGGCCCCGGGACGGCGAGGGCCTCGTCTGAGCGCTTGGCTTGGCAGGCGGTCGAAGGGCGGTTTTGCTGCTGTGGAATGATGAGTGGGCGCCGGCGAAATCCCGGCGCCCTTTCTTTTGGCAACCCTGTGGTGACCGCAATGCGCTCGACGGGCGGCTCGCGACGGCTAGAGTGGCGGCATGTTCAATGACACGTCGACGCCGCTCTCACTTCTCGCCACACGCCGATCAGGAAAGCCCCGCGATCTTTCGGCACCCGGGCCGGACCACGCCCAACTTGCCGAAATGTGCGCGATCGCCTGCCGCACGCCCGATCACGGGAAGCTAGCGCCCTGGCGGTTCGTGATCGTCGAGCCGGAACAGCGTGCCGATTTCGCGGCACTTCTGCTCGAGGCCTACACCGCCGAACGCCCGGAGGCGAAGCGGCTGGAACTGGAGGCGATCGAACAGTTCGCCCATCAGGCACCCGCACTGGTGGTGGCGCTGTCGTCGCCGCGGACGGATAGCCAGATCCCGCTGTGGGAGCAGGAACTGTCGGCCGGGGCCGCCTGCATGAACCTGCTGCATGCGGCCCATGCGATGGGATTCGCCGGCGGTTGGCTGACGACCTGGGCCGCCTTTAACGATCAAGTTCGCGATGCGTTTGGCGCTGCGCCTGAGCGGATCGCCGGATTCATCTTCATCGGCACGCCATCGCGACCGCTGGAGGAGCGTCCGCGGCCGGATCTCGGAACGGCCATTCAAACCTGGCGGCGGTGACGGCTTAGCTGCGGCCAGCAAACATGAAGGCGGCGGCACCGATCAGGCAGGCGAATGCGCCAGCGTGTCGCCAGCTCAACTGTTCGCCAAGAACAAGGACGGCGAAGGCGCCGAACACCAGGAGCGTGATGACCTCCTGCGCCACCTTCAACTGCCCGCCCGTCCAGCCGCTGGCATAGCCGAGCCGATTGGCCGGCACGGCGAAGCAATATTCGACCAGCGCAATGCCCCAGCTCAGCAGAATGACATTGGGCAGCGGCTTCGCCATCCCGCCTTTCAGGTGCCAGTACCAAGCGATGGTCATGAAGACGTTGGAGACGAGGAGCAGGGCGATCGTCGGCATCCAGCCGGTGTAGGCGCTGCGAGCAATTGGTGACAGCCTGTTGATCCGGACGCGTCGCCGCTGCGGGCGGGTGCGGTCATCGTGATTTGTGTGCCGGCGATTGCCGGTGCCCGCGCGCTATCTGCTTACGATAAGGCGCGGCATTCGGTAGGCGCGAAGCGGGGCCGGGAGAAGGTGGCCCGATCGCCCTTGCCGCGAAGGTCATAGCCATGGCCGGCGTAGTGAATGCCCGAGCCGACCGGCTGCCCCTCAAGTTGAACACTGATCGACGGGAGCGAGATGACAGCGGTGTTCGTGCGATTGTCGAAGCGCGCCGCGAATTCGGTGCCGTTCTCACATCGATAGCGGACGAAGATCTGGTCGGCGGTATCTGATCGGGCGGGGCGGGGGCGAAGGCCGGATTCGTGGATTCGCCAGCTGCGCTGCCGCTCAGTCGCGCCGTCGATCGGTCCGGTACGATGCAACGTTACCGGTCCCGCCATCGTGAACGGGCTTCCATCGTGCAAGGTGCCGGCAGCCGTGACAGGGAAGGTAACGTAGCGCTGGCCGGCGCCCGCATCGACCCGGCCCGGTGAACCGATCTCCGCCTCGAAGCTACGGTATTTGGCGAAGCTTTGGGCAAAAGCCTCGCGCGACATGCCCGACGCAGCTCCGTCGCGATCCCATAAATCCCAAGCTTCCTTGTACCGGCGCTCGCCGATCAACCGGAAATAGCCACGCAGCGTTGTCGCTGCAGACTTCCGATCCTCGTCGTCAGGGAGTGCCGCGCCTCGACCGGCGGGGCCGGGGGGCGGCAGCGGATCCGTTCGGACCGCGCTTCCAGCGGGTGATTGCGGCCGGGCCGGCGAGGACTGAACCGGCGCTTGCGGTGCGGACGAGCTGGTGTCGCGATGATTGCCGATCGCGTCGCGCGCGGCCTGCGCCGCATCCGCTATGTCGACCTCATCGGAAGGCTGCCGGGGCGAGCAGGCCGGACATAGCAGAACCATGGCCGCCCCGAGATGCAGCGCCTGTGCCTGATTAGGAATTGAGCGCGATGTCATCAGGATCATCGAGGTCCTCGTCATCATCGACGGTCCCGTTGTCGAACTCGTCCTGGACTTCATCCTCGGCGATGTCGTCTTCGTCCTGATCGGCGTCATCGTCCTGTTCCGCGACTTCGTCGTCGCGCATCACAAGCTCGTCTTCCTCCACATCGTCGATGTCCTCGATGTCGAGATCCGGATCGAGATCGGTGATGATGGTGCCGTCGCCCGGACCATCCCTGGTCGCTTCCAGAATCTCCGCGCGCTGGCTTTCGTCGTAGCCGTCCTCATCATAGCCGTGGTCGTCTGCGCCGTGGCTGGTCACCTGATGGCCGCCCATGATCGTTCCTCCTGATCGTGCGCTTTCGAACGGATGCACACCGCGCCCGGTTCCGGCTGATGCGCCGAACAAATGGGCGGCAAGCGGCGGCAGGTGGGGAATTTCGGCCACACTGGCGGGGTTAGCGCCGCGCGCTTATGTAGCGACCATTCCGCTATTCCATGAAGGCGTTAGTGATGCTTGATACCCCGTTGGCGAAGGTGCCGACGCTGAGCCTGGCCGATCAGGCCCACGATCCCGACCGGTTCGCCGCAGATCTGGGCGGTTCGTTTCGCCGTTTCGGTTTTGCCATCGTCGCCGACCACGGCATCCCGCAGGAGCTGATCGCGCGCGCCTGGTCTCAGACCGAGGCATTGTTCGCGCTCCCCGATGAAGAAAAGCGTGGCTATTTCATCGAAGGAGCAGGCGGCGCGCGTGGGTACACGCCGTTCAAGACCGAGATTGCGAAGGACGCCAAGCACGTCGACCTAAAGGAATTCTGGCACGTCGGGCGCGAGCTGCCGAGCGGCCATCATTACGAAAGCGAGATGCCGGCGAACGTCTGGCCGGCGCGACCCGAGGGGTTCAAGGACACGTTCATTGAACTGTTCCGCGCCTTTGACACGGCCGGCGACAAGCTCCTTTCCGCCATCGCTCGCCACCTTGGCCTGACACCGAACTGGTTCGATCCCGCGGTGAAGGACGGCAATTCGGTTCTTCGTCTGCTTCACTACCCGCCTATTCCGGCCGATGCGGAGGGCGTGCGCGCCGGTGCGCACGAGGATATCAACCTGATCACCCTGCTGCTCGGTGCCGAGGAATCGGGCCTTGAACTGCTCGATCGCGATTCGGGTACGTGGCTGGCGATCAAGCCGCCGGAAGGCGCGATGGTGGTGAATGTCGGCGACATGCTGCAACGGCTGACCAACCATGTCCTGCCGTCGACCACGCATCGTGTGGTCAATCCGCCGCCCGAGCGGCGCGGGCATTCTCGCTATTCCATGCCCTTCTTCCTGCATCCGGCGCCCGATTTCATGATCGAGACGCTGCCGCAGACGATAACGTCGGAAAACCCGAACCGCTATCCAACGCCGATCACGGCAAACGGCTACCTTCACGAGCGGCTCGTGGAAATCGGCCTGATCAAGAAGTGATCTGGAGGCGGGGCAGCGATGCCCCGCCTTTTTTGTAGGAGCATCCGCAGAGTGGTTGCTCCTGCTCGCAGCCCCGCCGATTAGCGGCTGGCAAGGAAAGTCTTCAGGTCACCCTTGGTGGCGCCATTCGCCGCCGCCGTCAGTTGCGCATCGCTGCGCGGCGCCATCATGTCACCGGCATAGGCCATGTCGGTCACCTCTACCGTGGCGCCCATCTCCGTCGCGGCGAACAGCTTCTTGGCAAAGCTGGCAGGCACGCGAATGCACCCGTGCGAGGCGGGGAAACCCGGGTTCTTGCCGGCGTGAATGGCGATGCCATCCCAGGTCAGCCGCTGCATGTAGGGCATGGGGGCGTCGTCGTAGAGATTGGACCGGTGCATCTGCTTCTTCTGCAGGATGCTGAAGATACCGACGGGCGTTTCCTTGCCTTCCTTGCCGGTCGACACGGTGGAAACCGCCACCAGCATATCGCCGCGGTACACATAAGCCTTCTGATCCGGGATGCTGATCAGGATGCTGACCGGGCCGGCCGCTGCATCATGTTCCCAGAGATATTGGCCAGGCGTGAGGCTCGCCGCAGCCTCGACGAGCGCAACGCCGGATGCGTTGCCGATTACGGAAGGCGTTGACGTTTCCGCCAAAGCCGGCATAGATGTGAAGGCTGCCAATCCTAGGGCAGCCGGCAACATCGCGCGAATCATGCGCATGGTGCGACCCCTTTCGATGTGGGGGCCCGAGATCATCGGGCCGTCGCATCATAAACGCGTTTCCTGCTATTTGGTGCCATGCGATGAACCGCGTCATATGCGCGGTAGAT harbors:
- a CDS encoding MliC family protein — its product is MILMTSRSIPNQAQALHLGAAMVLLCPACSPRQPSDEVDIADAAQAARDAIGNHRDTSSSAPQAPVQSSPARPQSPAGSAVRTDPLPPPGPAGRGAALPDDEDRKSAATTLRGYFRLIGERRYKEAWDLWDRDGAASGMSREAFAQSFAKYRSFEAEIGSPGRVDAGAGQRYVTFPVTAAGTLHDGSPFTMAGPVTLHRTGPIDGATERQRSWRIHESGLRPRPARSDTADQIFVRYRCENGTEFAARFDNRTNTAVISLPSISVQLEGQPVGSGIHYAGHGYDLRGKGDRATFSRPRFAPTECRALS
- a CDS encoding isopenicillin N synthase family oxygenase, which produces MLDTPLAKVPTLSLADQAHDPDRFAADLGGSFRRFGFAIVADHGIPQELIARAWSQTEALFALPDEEKRGYFIEGAGGARGYTPFKTEIAKDAKHVDLKEFWHVGRELPSGHHYESEMPANVWPARPEGFKDTFIELFRAFDTAGDKLLSAIARHLGLTPNWFDPAVKDGNSVLRLLHYPPIPADAEGVRAGAHEDINLITLLLGAEESGLELLDRDSGTWLAIKPPEGAMVVNVGDMLQRLTNHVLPSTTHRVVNPPPERRGHSRYSMPFFLHPAPDFMIETLPQTITSENPNRYPTPITANGYLHERLVEIGLIKK
- a CDS encoding nitroreductase, yielding MFNDTSTPLSLLATRRSGKPRDLSAPGPDHAQLAEMCAIACRTPDHGKLAPWRFVIVEPEQRADFAALLLEAYTAERPEAKRLELEAIEQFAHQAPALVVALSSPRTDSQIPLWEQELSAGAACMNLLHAAHAMGFAGGWLTTWAAFNDQVRDAFGAAPERIAGFIFIGTPSRPLEERPRPDLGTAIQTWRR
- a CDS encoding DMT family protein: MPTIALLLVSNVFMTIAWYWHLKGGMAKPLPNVILLSWGIALVEYCFAVPANRLGYASGWTGGQLKVAQEVITLLVFGAFAVLVLGEQLSWRHAGAFACLIGAAAFMFAGRS
- a CDS encoding L,D-transpeptidase family protein yields the protein MRMIRAMLPAALGLAAFTSMPALAETSTPSVIGNASGVALVEAAASLTPGQYLWEHDAAAGPVSILISIPDQKAYVYRGDMLVAVSTVSTGKEGKETPVGIFSILQKKQMHRSNLYDDAPMPYMQRLTWDGIAIHAGKNPGFPASHGCIRVPASFAKKLFAATEMGATVEVTDMAYAGDMMAPRSDAQLTAAANGATKGDLKTFLASR
- a CDS encoding DNA primase, which produces MGGHQVTSHGADDHGYDEDGYDESQRAEILEATRDGPGDGTIITDLDPDLDIEDIDDVEEDELVMRDDEVAEQDDDADQDEDDIAEDEVQDEFDNGTVDDDEDLDDPDDIALNS